One Methanospirillum lacunae genomic window, GTAACATATGCCCCTGCATACTCACCCCGGTTGTCAAACGAGACTGCATCAGCACTGAGCCGGTCAAAGTTGTTGTAATACCCGGATGCTGTTCCCCGCTTTCCAATCAGTCTTACCTCGACTGTCTGACCGGGCTCAAAGAGAACAGAACAGGCTGAACGTGTCGGGTGATTCATAAAAACCCTCCTCTGATAAGCAAGGCTCCACCAGGGAGAATCTGATATCTCTGCCACTCTTTTGAGGCAAAGACCCAAATCTGCATAGTCCCGGGCAGGGTCCTCTCTTTGACTAGAGATGCAAGCAGGCTGACATCGCGTGCAAACCGGGATATTCCACCGCTGCGGGTTCTTCTGACTGCAATAAAGAGGGTCTTTTCTTTGTTCCAGGCTACAAGATCAAACAGACGTGATGAGCCTGCAACCCTGATAACCACGTAACCATTTTTATCAAGTTCTGCTGCTGCATCAAAGAGAATAGTCCGGGCAGTGAGACTAGTTCCTGCCATCGTGGCCACCCCCTGATCTGAATGAGAGATGTATAGAGCCCACTGAAGGAGCGTGGATACCGGACCCGGAGATCCATCTGCCGGGAATGGAACTGCAATCCAGGAGTAAGACCCAGAATGACAGAAAGGTACAAAGGCTCTTAAGATTATACAGATAGTTTATCCCCGCCGATCTTCCCGGTCCGCCAAGATAGAGAAGGGTTGTGCGGGGTTCTCTTTTCATTTGATTCATAGTATCACATCAAATCGTTTTGTGCCATTCATCCTCCCCAGCTTGGTGCCTTGTGGCTGGTATTTCCCATCAGAAAACAGGTTTGTCCATCCAGATGGTACCGCCTGCTTCAATGCTGAAATTCTATAATGGAATTGGTGATTCGCCAGACCTGTCCAGGTTTTCTGGAGTGGTCAGGATGAATATGCCACATGGTGATTCAGTACCATGGTATCTAAAGATTAGGTAAATGGGGCGAAAGTGATCAGGGGGATCTGGATTATCTCTGTATCGTGCCCAAATCACGAAACAGTGAGTAAATGTGCGAGCATTTACTTTCGCACAATCCCCCTGATCTCATCATTTTTAGGTTTTTTTAGAGTCTGACCAGATCATGGATGGTCATGTTCCCTGATACAAACCCTTCTGATCCTGTTGTATCATTTCCTTGAATTTCAGATCCGAGGATCATCAGCCCGGTCCCGTTCACCAGGGTCTCGCCAGAGAGCCCTGACCCTGATACCCTGCTCATGGTATATACTCCATGCTCAAGGATACCGGATGTAAAGAGATCAGCACGACTATCTCCGGTGACTGAATCCCTGGTCAGAAAGACACAGACCGGTGTAAGAGGAGAAACAGAATTCCCGGTTGTATAATCAGAGAAGAGGGCCTGGCCGGCCCCCGTTACTGAAATCCCGACTCCGGATTCTTCTCCGGTTATAATCCGTGAAAGTTCTGAGACCCCGACTGTTATGACCCGGGAGGCAAACGATCCGTTTGCATCTTCACCAGATCCAGAGAGCAGGATGGTTCCGTCTGTGCTGATCGTTGTTCCCAGGTACTCTGCTCCGGTGAGAGAGGCCAGGATCACAAAAAGTGATCCAAGAACCAGTGCACAACGCCGCATGATTCCCCCCGGGTTTATGCCAGGAGAGCAACGGTATCTGCCCAGGTTTCTATCCCGGAAACGATGCTGTCTGCTTCGTATCCGGATACCACAACACTGTCACGTCTGAACGTGACCGTGAAGGTCTCGCCGTTTGTGTTGTGACATTTGAGAGCACAACTGAAGGAGTCTTCAGAGCTGTCATGGGATGGTGTTCCCCCCATTGCAGTGTTTATTGCCGATGCAGCCACGATGGTGGTTACATTGGTGCTGAAAGCCGCAGAAGTCGGAGCCCTGACCGATATCTGCCCGACAGTCTTTGCCTCTGCATTCTCATACACGATCTTTCCAGAGTAGTGTTCAGATCCTCTGACAACCCCTGCGACAGTCTCATTGTTTGAGGTGTAGGATGTGCATCCCCAGGGGTTGTTCTCGATGACATCCTGGACAAGTGCCAGGAAGTTTGCTACGGTGTCGATAGGTGAACTGAGTTTTCGCTCAGCTGACTTGGTGACACTCTTGGTTGTAAAGTCTGCCATTGTTCGATTCCCTAGCCGCATTTCACGGCTATGTATAATGTTGACTCGGGTAGAAAAGTAATTTTAAAGGGGGGTGAAACGATAGGAGAATTATTGTCGGATAAAGAATTCGGATGAATTGAAGAATTTTTTTTGTGCACCTAATCTCTTATACTGGCAGCCTGGAACCATACCGGAGCCTGTTGTTCAGGGTTCTTCGCTGGTGATTTCGGTTTTATTGTTGTATTGATAGGGAACAATACTGATATTAAATAATGGGGTAAACATCGAAAGTAACGAATAATCCCAAAAAAGTCCAACTATTGAGTCCAGAATCAATAGGATTGTATGTAAGTTCTGATTATCACATATCGATGGAATGTTCATCAGATAGGATATCAATAATTACCGATTTTAATGCTGGTATCTCTGATACAACAACATTCCATACAGCTTCCAGATCTACACCCATATATCTATGAATTAATATGTCTCTAAATCCTGCAATATTGCGCCATGGAATCTCAGGATGCTCTGCCTTTACCTGGTTGGACACTTGTTTAACTGCTTCGCCTATGGTCTCGAAATTTCGTATAACCGCATCCTGTATCATTTGAGATGCCATAAATTCATCCCGGCCACCCTGAGTATACGATTCAATTTTTCCGATGAAGTCAAGCATTTGGAGAAGATACACCCTGTTATCTTTCACAAGGGGATAGCCTCCTGAATAATCTGGTCTCTGATATAGGTATTCAGACCATTTTCCGTCACTACATCAACATTACGTTCGAGTAGATCCTGGAGATCCTGAATGAGGGCAATATGATCAATCAGGCTTCTGCCAGGTTCAAATTCTACAAGAAGATCGAGATCACTTTCAGGTGTATCCTCACCTCTGATGACAGATCCAAAAATTCGTATTTTTCGTGCCCCATGTATTGCTGCGACCTTTTGGATTGCTTCCTTTCTCCGGATTACATCATCATACATGCTCATATAAATCTCGTACCTGAAATGTTCTAGTTATTCTCTGGCACTGTTATTTGAAGAGGATATTATGATGATACTTCCCTGTGGAGGGTTCAAACCGGATTAAACGATATCACAAGAAGTATCATAAATTGGATCTTCTTACCATTACTTTGAGTGCCCAATATGAGAGTCTTTCCTATGTGAGAAAGATATACTCATGAGTGGGGAAGAGATCCCATTCACGCCCTCATCCCGGATACGTACCCGAACCGTTTCTGCAGGTTTCTAATCTCACCGGATGCCTCTGTTCTATCCCTCCATGAGTTCGTTGCAGCGGTCCTATTCCAGGTATCATCTGACAGGTTGGTATCCCGGGCTTCCATGATACTTCTAGCAAACTCGGTTCTGACCGTCCCCTGTGCAGGTACATTCTTGTCAGCCGTAACCGCTATCCGGTAGTTCAGGGCTGCCGGGGTGCTGAATCCCCCTGCTGATCTGATCTCTCCCTTGGTAGAGATCTTTGCCTGGTTGATGTTGATGAGATCACTTTTTGCCTGGACTATATTGCAGAATGCAGGCAGTTGTATCTCGTTCTGATCTGAAAAGACACATCGTATGGATGGCGACCCACTGGACCAATTGCCCATATTGTTCATCATCAGGCTCTCTGCTCCGAGGAGGTGGGAACCGTCATGGCTTTTGTAGGTTAGGATCTTCTCGCTGTCAATGTTGTATGCCGATCTACCCAGGGAGTTTGAGTCAAACTCGAAGTTTTTCACTTCTATAACATTTCCACCGTTTCCCATGAGTGAGTCGCTGTACCGGACAAGTGAGATCAGATCCGAGCTGTTGAGGATGTTGTTCTCGATTGGAGTTCCGCTTGCTACAGTCCAGTCCATCTTCGTTGACTGGTCTGTGATCCCGGTTGCACTGAGTGTTGTTCCGATAGAGAATATCTGCGATTCAGGCATGCCTGAAGGGAGCCGGTCTGCAGATACTCCTCCGATAAGCAGGAGCACGAGGAAAAGACAGATCCACTTCATGGCGATCTCACCGTGACCGTTCCATCAGCTCCGATGGTTACCGTGAACTGCACTGGATCTCCAGCAGGTATGCGGATATCCTGCCCGGTGGTCGGATCTCTGGTGATCTGCATCGGTTTGAAGATGTAGACGTAGGTTCCGGCCAGTGATGGAACATTGAGAAGATAGGTGAGTTGGTAGGTTCCGTCCTTGAATACGAGCGGCTGTTCTCCTATCGACTGAGCCAGGGCGTTTGCCGGGACCAGTACGATCCGGGCCTGGGATGAGAGCTGGATCGTTCCTTTGTTCTCAAGAAGAAGGAACAGGGTTCCTGGGCTCCCTGATGCTGTACTGCCTGAAAATGTTGCTGATGTGATGACAAGGTAGATACCGGGGTGGTCAGGGGTTGAATCGCTCTGATCCATGAAATATGAGTCTGACTCATCGTTTGTGGTGGTCGGGGTCGCCGTGGGTATTACCGTAGGTGAAAGCGTCGGGGCCGTAGTCGGTAGTGTCCCGATCAGGGGATTCTCGTCATATACCCCTGATGTCACTTCGTATGGAGTCAGCGAGTACCCGGTCTCGTTCGGGGTTTGCTGGTCTGACCAGCCGTCACCGGTTGGGTTGCTCCAGTAGTTACCGGCATGGTATGAGCCGCCGACGATGTTTGATCCAAGCCTAGGTTCGGAGTTGTTCCAGTGGTACTGGCCCGCTGAAGAGGCCGTTGCACAGACGTTCAGGTCATTGCCGAAGTAGTTGTTGAAGATGTACCCGTCTCCGCCGTTGTCAGAGATGTTGAGCCCTGCTTCGGTGTTCTGGTTTATCCGGTTCCCGGTCAGGTTCAGGCCAGTCGCTGAGTTTGAGATCCCGATGCCGTACCTGTTCCCGGAGACACGGTTGCCGGTGATGGTGGCGTCGTTTCCGGTAGTGTTGATGCCAAACCCGCCGGTGAGTGTCAGGGTTTTTATGGCTAGATTGTAATCTGTTGCGGTTGCAGATCCGGTTATCGTATTATTGGAGGCGGTGTTGTTGGAGACAGTATCATAGAGGCCAGATGAGAAGATACCGGTACCACCTGTAGAACTGGACGAGGAGGAGTGGAAGGCGAAGGAATAGGTGGAGGCGGAGTCAGAATACGAAGATGAAAAAGCACAATTATTGTTATTATGGTTATTCTCAATCGTAACGTTGTTCCCTTGTGAATAGATGCCATAACCACCAATAGACGTGGACTTTGATGTGATATTACTTGAAACTCCACTGGAATATGAAGATGTACTTACATAATTATTATTTACCTGATTGCCTGAAATGGTTACATTACTGCCAAGGGAGTAAATTCCATAACCTCCAGACGCCATGGCAGTGGATGTGATATTTTCATAAGATGTGGATCGTAAGGAGGAGGATGCATACGCTGAGTTATTATTCGCCGTGTTATTCGCGATAAACGAATTTTTTCCAATCGAAAAGAGTCCGTATCCTCCAGTTACATTCACATGGGAGGCGACAACCGATGAACTGCCGGACGTGCTATTGATCCCGGTCACCGCGTTGAAGCTCGCGTTGTTCCCCTGGATCGTCGAATAATCACCGGTCGAATAGATCCCGTATCCACCGGTGACCTCCCCATCCCCGGTGGCATTATTGAAACACGCGATGTTATCACTGATATTCGCGTAACCACCGGACGACCTGATCCCGTACACGTTCCTACTTGCGGTGTTCTCGGTGATCGAGGATCTCTGACCGCTTGAGGCGATGCCGCTGTCTGAATTGAACGAAGCGTTGTTACCGGTGATGGTGGCGTCGTTTCCAGTGGAGTTGATGCCAAAGCCGCCGATGAGGGAGGTAGTGGTGGCATTTTTTATGGCGTTCGCAAATGCACTGGCTGAAACAGTTGCGGTGTTGGCATTGGCGATGTTGTTCGTGATGGTGGCATCGGTGCCTGTGGCATTTATGCCGTAACCACCGGTGGCAGAGGCAGAATTTGAATTGGTAGAGACAGATAAATGGCCAAAGGCAGAGGCATTAAGGATAGCAGTCACATAGTTAGAACTCGCATTGTTGTTCGTCATAGTAACATTGGTCCCCGTCGCTTCTATTCCGAAGCCACCTGTCGCAGATGCGGAATTGAGATCAGAATTGCCAATGTAAGAACCAGAGATAGATCCAGAGGAATTGAGAATAGCAGTCGCTGAGTTTAAATTCGCATTGTTGTTTGTTATGGTCGCATTGCTACCAGTTACTTCTATTCCGTAACCACCTGTCACAGATGCAGAATTGGAATTAGATCTGGTAATGTCATCGATGATGGTGGTAGAGACAGAGGAATTGAGAATAGCAGTCGCTGAGTTTAAATTCGCATTGTTGTTGGTTATGGTCGCATTACTACTGGTCACTTCTATTCCGTAACCACCTGTCGCAGTTGCTGAATTGAAATCAGAATAGCCATTAGAACTGTCATGGGTATAGGCATTGAGAGAAGCAGTAGCTGAGTTTAAGTTCGCATTGTTGTTTGTTATCGTCGCATTGCTACCGGTTACTTCTATTCCGTAGCCACCTGTCGCAGTTGCAGAATTGGAATAAACAGAACTACTGCCAGAGGCAGAGACATTAAGGATAGCCATTGCCGAATTGTTATATGCAATATTATCCCTGATTATCACATCACTCCCGGTTGAGTAGATCCCGTACCCACCCGTGGCGTTGACCTTAATATTCACAATATTTGTGGCAGTCACCTCACGTGACGCATTCACCGAGTTGAAACTCGCGTTGTTCCCTGCAATCGTCGCGTAATCGCCAGATGACCAGATCCCATACCCGCCGGTAACCTCCCCATCCCCGGTTGCATTATTGAAACACGCTATGTTATCGGTGATATTCGCGAAAGCACCCGATGCCCAGATCCCGTACACATTACTGCTCGCATTATTCCCAAATATCGTCGCAGACGTGTTATTGGAGTAGATCCCGTAATCGTTCCAGTACACTGTGTTGTTCTCTATCTCAGCATCCTCTGCATACGCTGAGATCCCGTGCTCAAACCCGGTGATACCGGCAAAGTTCTCAACCGTCGCACCTTTTGCCGTTGAGTCTATCAGCACACCCGATGTCCCCGTGTTGTCTGTTCCGGTGAACGAGATGGTATGACTGTTCCCGTCCAGGGTGACATCTGATGCCTGGATCTCGATGGCAAAACTATTCGTTGTGGATATGTCTTCTTCAAGATAATACTCGGCATTTTCGCCAAATATCGTGTACGAAACATTCCCAGACCCGAAATCATTGTATGAATATCCGGTTTCAGGCTTCCCTCCCGTCGTGTTGAGCGCAACCCTGACTCCGGAACTGGTGCTCGTCACCGTCACAGTCCCGAGTGTTACAACACCTGAACCTGAACCTTCGCTTGCCGGAGAGGTTGAAGATAAACTTCTGCTCATTGAGAAGAGACGTGTAGGAGTGGTAGGGGTATCAGATGAGTCGTCAGAACTCTCAGACAGGTTGGTGCTGTTTGTCAGCGAAAGACCGTCAGATCCAGAAGAACCTCCGGTGGATTCTGTCGTGTTTGATGCTTCAGAGAGCGAAGCAAAGGCAGCGGTAAGAGTCGTCTCCTCTTCAGCAGAACCAGCTGAGCCCGAATCCTCTGAACCGGTCGTGTTAGGTGCCGATGTCGTTGCGTTTGATGAAGATGAACCTGAAGAAGAGGCTGATAGTGTGGAGTTGGGGGCAGAGTCGGATGAAGACGTGTCTGGTGGAGAGGATGTATCTGATGTCTGAGAGCCGGAGGGTGATGATGTGTTCGTCGTTGACGTTGGATTGGTAGTTATTGTGGTTGAGGGACTGCTCGATGAAGACATATCGGTAGTTGATGAACCGGTAGTAGTTGTGGTTGAGGGATTGCTCGATGAAGACGTATCGATTGTGGCTCCTGAAGTTGAAGAAATGTCTGTAGATGCTGAACTACCGGAGGTATCAGTTGAATTCTCGTCTGCAAAAATGACAGGTGTAGTCACTGCAAGGAGGATGACAAGTATGAGGAATAATCCAAAGACCTTCATCGCACAACACCCATCCCCTGAAGTTTCTTCAGGTACTGGGCAGCTTTAGTCTTACCCTGTGGATCGTTGCTTATCGCGGTCTTAAAGGCAGACTTTGCCTCTGCGTACCGGTTCTGTGCAATCCTGATCACCCCGAGATTGGTATAGGCCATGGCAGCACCGGACGGATCGGCCTCAATCGCATTCAGAAATGCCATCTCTGCCGCTGTAATATCATTCTTCATGAACTTGGCACCCCCAATGCCGGTGTACATATCCACAGCAACCTGGCCTTTTGCATCCCCTTCAGCAGCCTCAAATGCGGCAATCGCCTCGTCATATCTGCCGATTCCTGCAAGAAGCGTCCCTTTCTTGACGTTCGCCTCTGCAGTCAGTTCCTTATTGCCTGAAGCAGACACCCTGCCATAACTCGTCAGTGCTTCCTCCGGCCTGCCAAGTTTCTCCTGGGAAACCCCGAGGTTGATCCAGCCACGACCATACCCGGGATCGAGATCAACTGCCTTCTGATAACTCCCGGCTGCCAGATCAGGCTTGCCAAGTGCCATGTAACAGGTACCGATATTATTCAGCACCGGAGCCTGTGCAGGCCCTGTCGTCTCACCGAGTTCTTTCTCAAACGCAGCAAGTGCTCCGGCATAGTCCCCGGATGAGAACAGATCTGTACCGGCACCTTCTGCACGGGGAATCACAACCAACGCGGTTCCCACAACTACCAACAGGAAGACAAGCCATAGTATCCAGCGAGACCACCTCCTTTCCATACACCCGGTTCTCCGGGTGCAAAGGCATAAAGGTTGAGGGAAAAATATCAGAACGCAGATGAAAAATTCTGCATATTTTACATATTATTTTTAAATTATAAATTCTTAAAATTGATTAAATAGTGAAATGACTACATTGTGCAGGACATAAAAAAGGATGAGTAATTTAAAGATACATATGTAATAAAATATTGTGATACTTGACATCTTTCACAGAATTTCTGAATATCCTGCACAATGTAAAATTCAAAAACTGAGAAAATAAGATTCTTTGAATAACCGAAACACAAAATTATTAGATATCATGAGCACAATAGAGGAAACAGAATAAATGTGCAGGACATTACTGTGCACCTGCGCAGACGGTAAAAAATTCTAACCAAAACGTGCCGGATTTCAAAACCCGGCTAAAAATGCAGGACCCTGATTTATCACATACCTGCACCGGCATACAATAGCCTCGTAAATCAGGGGATTTGCTGATACGCGGCAGAAACTAAATCGGCTGACAAGAGTATGATCATCACACAACAGAACCGGGAGACTGTCCTCCAGACATTTCGTGAGTATCCTGCAGGACTCTCCATATCAGACCTCTCACGAAAATGTGGGGTCAATCGCAACAAGTGCTCTCAAATATGCAGCGATTATCACAAAAAGGACATACTCGGGCTGATTCAGAAGAGTTCATACAAGATATACTTCCTCAAACACCAGTCGGTCCTCAACCAGATCATAGAATCCATACATGGACCGGTACTGGTCGTCAACGAATCGTTTGCCGTCATTGGAA contains:
- a CDS encoding HepT-like ribonuclease domain-containing protein, giving the protein MKDNRVYLLQMLDFIGKIESYTQGGRDEFMASQMIQDAVIRNFETIGEAVKQVSNQVKAEHPEIPWRNIAGFRDILIHRYMGVDLEAVWNVVVSEIPALKSVIIDILSDEHSIDM
- a CDS encoding nucleotidyltransferase family protein; this translates as MSMYDDVIRRKEAIQKVAAIHGARKIRIFGSVIRGEDTPESDLDLLVEFEPGRSLIDHIALIQDLQDLLERNVDVVTENGLNTYIRDQIIQEAIPL
- a CDS encoding beta strand repeat-containing protein — translated: MTVTSTSSGVRVALNTTGGKPETGYSYNDFGSGNVSYTIFGENAEYYLEEDISTTNSFAIEIQASDVTLDGNSHTISFTGTDNTGTSGVLIDSTAKGATVENFAGITGFEHGISAYAEDAEIENNTVYWNDYGIYSNNTSATIFGNNASSNVYGIWASGAFANITDNIACFNNATGDGEVTGGYGIWSSGDYATIAGNNASFNSVNASREVTATNIVNIKVNATGGYGIYSTGSDVIIRDNIAYNNSAMAILNVSASGSSSVYSNSATATGGYGIEVTGSNATITNNNANLNSATASLNAYTHDSSNGYSDFNSATATGGYGIEVTSSNATITNNNANLNSATAILNSSVSTTIIDDITRSNSNSASVTGGYGIEVTGSNATITNNNANLNSATAILNSSGSISGSYIGNSDLNSASATGGFGIEATGTNVTMTNNNASSNYVTAILNASAFGHLSVSTNSNSASATGGYGINATGTDATITNNIANANTATVSASAFANAIKNATTTSLIGGFGINSTGNDATITGNNASFNSDSGIASSGQRSSITENTASRNVYGIRSSGGYANISDNIACFNNATGDGEVTGGYGIYSTGDYSTIQGNNASFNAVTGINSTSGSSSVVASHVNVTGGYGLFSIGKNSFIANNTANNNSAYASSSLRSTSYENITSTAMASGGYGIYSLGSNVTISGNQVNNNYVSTSSYSSGVSSNITSKSTSIGGYGIYSQGNNVTIENNHNNNNCAFSSSYSDSASTYSFAFHSSSSSSTGGTGIFSSGLYDTVSNNTASNNTITGSATATDYNLAIKTLTLTGGFGINTTGNDATITGNRVSGNRYGIGISNSATGLNLTGNRINQNTEAGLNISDNGGDGYIFNNYFGNDLNVCATASSAGQYHWNNSEPRLGSNIVGGSYHAGNYWSNPTGDGWSDQQTPNETGYSLTPYEVTSGVYDENPLIGTLPTTAPTLSPTVIPTATPTTTNDESDSYFMDQSDSTPDHPGIYLVITSATFSGSTASGSPGTLFLLLENKGTIQLSSQARIVLVPANALAQSIGEQPLVFKDGTYQLTYLLNVPSLAGTYVYIFKPMQITRDPTTGQDIRIPAGDPVQFTVTIGADGTVTVRSP
- a CDS encoding tetratricopeptide repeat protein, translated to MERRWSRWILWLVFLLVVVGTALVVIPRAEGAGTDLFSSGDYAGALAAFEKELGETTGPAQAPVLNNIGTCYMALGKPDLAAGSYQKAVDLDPGYGRGWINLGVSQEKLGRPEEALTSYGRVSASGNKELTAEANVKKGTLLAGIGRYDEAIAAFEAAEGDAKGQVAVDMYTGIGGAKFMKNDITAAEMAFLNAIEADPSGAAMAYTNLGVIRIAQNRYAEAKSAFKTAISNDPQGKTKAAQYLKKLQGMGVVR